A region of Bacteroidota bacterium DNA encodes the following proteins:
- a CDS encoding O-antigen ligase family protein, with translation MANEYTTSQRDSAWRIDFSVEGVLVASLAIFGPLIVAAALLTSGGNVLATAAVAATLFIVVLSCCRLDWGFFFFIGMVLLFDQYEIPGFDSWTFKPLYFLNIKEISYLPHWENAVANPLELQLALLILVWLVLAGLKGEARIRSISVWGSALLFFLALACSFAYGLWRGGDFLPALWEVRALMYLGLLYVLVPQIIQTREQAHTLLWVCIGAISFKAFQGIVRFAELGFSFAGSMTVTNHEDPVFILDLLIFLLALVIFDARTNQRVALMVLLLPLLFGFFTGQRRSAYAAIVPALAAFVAVIPKSGRRMLLRTVVPVLGVLALYCGIFWESDSKFASPVKLVKTGMSVAPEAAGERYYSNLYRELEKFDLATTVQHHPVAGIGFGNKYEMPLPLAKIDFPLRDYISHNEILWLLVKMGAVGFCFFWLFMDSFVFKASWTLARLNDPYLKAIAAVSVAAVVNQMIVSNYDLQLTFYRNMIFLGTLMGLLSALEPIDRRDGGKGAQHNFGETPA, from the coding sequence ATGGCAAACGAGTACACGACTTCCCAGAGGGACTCTGCCTGGCGCATCGACTTTTCGGTCGAAGGCGTGCTGGTGGCGTCCCTCGCGATCTTCGGCCCGCTCATTGTCGCGGCGGCGCTTCTCACCAGCGGGGGAAACGTCCTCGCGACGGCGGCGGTCGCAGCGACGCTTTTCATCGTCGTGCTCTCGTGTTGCCGTCTCGATTGGGGATTCTTCTTCTTCATCGGGATGGTCCTGTTGTTCGACCAGTACGAAATCCCCGGCTTCGACTCATGGACCTTCAAGCCCCTCTATTTCCTGAACATCAAGGAGATCAGCTATCTGCCGCACTGGGAGAACGCGGTTGCGAACCCGCTCGAGCTTCAACTGGCGCTCCTCATCCTGGTGTGGCTCGTCCTCGCGGGCTTGAAAGGAGAGGCTCGCATCAGGAGCATCTCCGTCTGGGGGAGTGCGCTCCTTTTTTTCCTTGCGCTTGCGTGTTCGTTCGCGTATGGGTTGTGGCGGGGAGGAGATTTTTTGCCCGCCCTCTGGGAGGTGCGGGCGCTCATGTATCTCGGGTTGTTATACGTGCTGGTTCCCCAGATCATCCAAACCAGGGAACAGGCGCACACGCTGCTCTGGGTCTGCATCGGAGCCATTTCCTTCAAGGCGTTTCAGGGGATCGTGAGATTCGCCGAGCTCGGTTTCAGTTTCGCGGGCTCGATGACCGTGACAAACCACGAAGACCCCGTGTTCATCCTGGATCTCCTGATCTTTCTCCTTGCCCTGGTGATCTTCGACGCGCGAACGAACCAGCGCGTGGCCCTGATGGTTCTTCTGCTTCCGCTCCTGTTCGGGTTCTTTACGGGCCAGCGGCGTTCGGCCTATGCGGCGATCGTCCCCGCGCTCGCCGCCTTCGTCGCAGTCATCCCGAAATCCGGCCGGCGCATGCTGCTTCGCACCGTCGTCCCGGTCCTGGGAGTCCTTGCGCTCTATTGCGGGATCTTCTGGGAGAGCGACAGCAAATTCGCCTCGCCGGTGAAGCTCGTGAAAACGGGAATGAGCGTGGCTCCCGAGGCCGCGGGCGAGCGGTACTATTCCAATCTCTACCGGGAACTCGAGAAATTCGACCTTGCCACCACGGTCCAGCACCACCCGGTCGCGGGGATCGGCTTCGGCAACAAGTATGAAATGCCTCTCCCTCTCGCGAAGATCGATTTTCCGCTCCGCGATTACATCTCCCACAATGAAATTCTGTGGCTCCTGGTCAAGATGGGGGCGGTGGGGTTCTGTTTCTTCTGGCTGTTCATGGACTCATTCGTGTTTAAAGCCTCCTGGACTCTCGCCCGGTTGAACGACCCCTACCTGAAAGCAATCGCAGCGGTGAGCGTTGCGGCGGTCGTGAATCAGATGATCGTCTCGAATTACGATCTCCAGCTGACCTTCTACCGGAACATGATCTTCCTGGGGACGCTGATGGGGTTGCTCTCGGCGCTGGAACCGATCGACCGCCGCGACGGCGGGAAGGGTGCGCAGCACAACTTCGGGGAAACTCCGGCATGA
- a CDS encoding polysaccharide deacetylase family protein, giving the protein MSGRRRFHNGGNPRMIKVLMYHRIVEEKSLSEAYWTCVHVREFQKQLELLDRWGFTPITFNDYSLFLQGELNLPRKPVILTFDDGYRDTYDVALPLLQEFGAKAVVFVLGYQGAATNFWDRSESLPEVALMDRRQIVELHQAGFEIGSHSLNHTKLTALTDYDAWQEISRSRILLEILLNSPVRSFSYPYGSLNPYVKEMVEHAGYDIACGVSTGPANFGEDPYEIRRITILNTTTTSGFALRLLTPFQYYGWARWKAGCVLYGRQHDNGAGPGKDATAETEPPRTLEASCRR; this is encoded by the coding sequence ATGAGCGGTAGAAGGCGCTTCCACAACGGGGGGAATCCCAGGATGATCAAGGTGCTGATGTATCACCGCATCGTCGAGGAGAAATCGCTCAGCGAAGCCTACTGGACGTGCGTCCATGTGCGCGAGTTTCAAAAGCAGCTCGAACTCCTCGACCGGTGGGGATTCACTCCGATCACGTTCAACGATTACTCGCTCTTTCTCCAGGGCGAGCTGAATCTTCCGCGGAAGCCGGTGATCCTCACCTTCGACGACGGCTACCGGGATACCTACGATGTGGCGCTTCCCCTCCTGCAGGAATTCGGTGCGAAAGCGGTGGTTTTTGTCCTCGGGTATCAGGGCGCCGCGACCAATTTCTGGGACCGCTCCGAGTCCCTCCCCGAGGTCGCCCTGATGGACCGCCGGCAGATCGTCGAACTGCACCAGGCCGGATTTGAGATCGGGTCGCATTCCCTCAACCACACGAAATTGACGGCGCTGACCGATTACGACGCATGGCAGGAGATCTCCCGGTCGAGAATTCTCCTCGAAATTCTGCTGAATTCCCCCGTGCGAAGCTTTTCCTACCCGTACGGCTCTCTCAATCCGTACGTCAAGGAAATGGTCGAGCACGCGGGCTATGACATCGCCTGCGGCGTCTCAACGGGTCCGGCGAATTTCGGCGAGGACCCCTACGAGATACGCCGGATCACAATCCTCAATACGACAACCACGAGCGGATTCGCACTCCGGCTCCTGACCCCGTTCCAGTACTACGGATGGGCGCGGTGGAAGGCGGGATGCGTCCTCTACGGCCGGCAACATGATAACGGCGCCGGGCCCGGAAAAGACGCGACGGCGGAGACGGAACCGCCCCGAACTCTGGAGGCCTCATGCAGACGTTAA
- a CDS encoding glycosyl hydrolase family 18 protein, with protein sequence MRCWKKIVFVLGCAAIAGFLAPSAHTQSSPWVTGYYAGWNQGGYNNGVLPAEGIDYSALTHIIHFSLVPNADASLDTNSNSLHQINSTALLPRAHAAGVKVLIAVGGWGSAPAFRGATSAANLTLFVANLVSFMRVRGYDGIDLDWEVLEPGDSLQFALFVRLLRQQLDALSPRGLLTAAVGWNPRIIASLAGQFDQINIMSYDISGPWPGWVTWHNSALYDGGFVFPNGGAPPLSADRFISDFAAAGVPRSKIGIGIDFYGYVWSGGQGTSTGGAVKPRQTWSSPPAVRGNVPYRDIMTVYYKPEYYCWDSIAAASYLGVDLPGSDSDKFISYDDGNMIRAKVQYARSTGLGGIFIWDLGGGYLPAGVPERDRLLHAAKKAVHGVANPPEIPEAGSPPNNLVGLTTNPVLRWEPSLEAIGYHLQVSRSPDFSTLDIARHAGTANSASLPGLQIQTTYYWRVRAVDIPDTSAWSATSVFTTAADTLLPPSWMYMSRTGKSATIVIPRDADVNLDTIAMQPGNAIGVFFRQDGKDLCAGLSLWRRGVDCTITCWGDDSSTQAKEGFSRGDTIYYRIWDRSSRMDRPVPVVYRSGTKTFLNGGRYILRSIGKLRLTGEVPRQFELAQNYPNPFNPSTVIQYSIPENARVRLELYGLRGERVAVLVDRTSPPGTYRVTFRTEDLASGVYYYRLSADGLKERRKVFEETKKMLVVK encoded by the coding sequence ATGAGATGTTGGAAAAAAATAGTGTTCGTTCTTGGATGCGCGGCCATTGCCGGTTTCCTCGCGCCGTCTGCGCACACGCAATCATCTCCGTGGGTCACGGGCTACTATGCGGGATGGAACCAGGGGGGCTATAATAACGGGGTCCTGCCCGCTGAGGGGATCGATTACTCGGCTCTCACTCATATCATCCATTTTTCACTCGTTCCGAACGCCGACGCCTCCCTCGACACCAATTCGAACAGCCTCCACCAGATAAATTCGACGGCGTTGCTCCCGAGGGCTCATGCGGCGGGTGTGAAGGTTCTGATTGCCGTTGGCGGCTGGGGTTCGGCCCCGGCGTTTCGCGGGGCGACGAGCGCGGCAAATTTGACGCTCTTCGTGGCCAATCTGGTCTCGTTCATGCGTGTGCGCGGATACGACGGAATTGACCTCGATTGGGAGGTACTGGAGCCGGGAGATTCGCTTCAATTTGCGCTCTTTGTCCGGCTTCTGAGGCAGCAGCTCGACGCTCTCTCTCCACGGGGACTTTTGACCGCCGCGGTGGGATGGAACCCGCGGATCATCGCGTCTCTTGCCGGTCAGTTCGATCAGATCAATATCATGTCTTACGACATCTCCGGCCCATGGCCCGGATGGGTGACGTGGCACAATTCGGCATTGTACGACGGGGGCTTTGTTTTCCCGAACGGTGGAGCCCCGCCGCTCTCCGCCGACCGGTTCATATCGGACTTTGCCGCCGCAGGGGTGCCGAGGAGCAAGATCGGAATCGGAATTGATTTCTATGGGTACGTCTGGAGCGGGGGACAGGGAACCTCCACCGGCGGGGCCGTCAAGCCGCGGCAAACATGGTCTTCACCGCCGGCTGTGCGCGGAAATGTCCCCTACCGTGACATCATGACCGTCTACTACAAACCCGAATACTATTGCTGGGATTCCATTGCGGCCGCTTCATATTTGGGTGTCGACCTGCCGGGCTCCGACAGCGACAAGTTCATCTCCTATGATGACGGCAATATGATCAGGGCCAAAGTCCAATACGCGCGGAGCACGGGCCTCGGCGGCATCTTTATCTGGGACCTGGGCGGCGGATATCTTCCCGCAGGCGTGCCTGAGAGGGACCGGCTTCTCCACGCGGCGAAGAAAGCAGTCCACGGGGTTGCAAATCCCCCGGAGATCCCGGAGGCCGGAAGCCCGCCCAACAATCTTGTGGGGCTCACGACCAACCCGGTGCTCCGGTGGGAGCCCTCCCTTGAGGCGATAGGGTACCACCTGCAGGTTTCGCGGTCACCCGATTTTTCGACACTCGACATTGCCAGGCATGCGGGGACCGCCAATTCGGCATCCCTCCCGGGGCTCCAGATTCAAACGACATACTACTGGAGAGTCCGCGCCGTGGACATTCCCGACACCAGCGCCTGGTCTGCGACCTCCGTCTTCACAACTGCCGCCGATACGCTTCTCCCGCCCTCCTGGATGTACATGAGCCGGACGGGGAAGAGCGCGACGATCGTCATCCCGCGCGACGCAGACGTGAATCTCGACACGATCGCGATGCAGCCCGGGAATGCGATCGGAGTGTTCTTCAGGCAGGACGGAAAAGACCTTTGCGCGGGATTGAGTCTCTGGCGCAGGGGGGTGGATTGCACAATCACATGTTGGGGGGACGATTCTTCAACGCAAGCAAAGGAGGGCTTTTCCCGGGGAGATACCATCTACTACCGGATTTGGGACCGTTCGAGCAGGATGGATCGTCCCGTGCCGGTCGTGTATCGCTCAGGGACGAAGACGTTTCTCAATGGAGGCAGGTACATTCTCCGCTCCATCGGGAAGTTACGCCTCACGGGAGAGGTGCCGCGCCAGTTTGAGCTTGCGCAGAATTATCCCAACCCTTTCAACCCTTCCACCGTCATACAATACTCCATCCCCGAAAACGCCCGCGTCAGGCTCGAGCTCTACGGCCTCCGCGGTGAGCGGGTCGCGGTCCTTGTCGACAGGACATCCCCTCCCGGAACGTACCGTGTTACCTTTCGGACGGAGGATCTGGCCTCGGGCGTCTATTATTATCGGCTCAGCGCCGACGGGTTGAAGGAAAGGAGAAAGGTCTTCGAAGAGACGAAAAAAATGCTCGTCGTGAAATAA
- a CDS encoding glycosyltransferase: MKILHLMPYSPEPTISGGTLRIHHLLKHLAMRHDVTVACFGDPGTSSLIGSAFQSKLEGVHVVPYPWVGRYRRLGQAYAHFTKFSFLQSIFISNEMQATINRLLDRRSFDVVQTEFCMMAAFRVGTDAVRILDAHNVEYDNFSRWAENARSWLRKYHYRRESRKLLHEELEAYRRQDAIFVTSERDRAILSASVPDVPKFLVPNGVDTSYFRPAQTPSEPYSLVFTGMMGYVPNYDGMLYFLDEIFPLIQRAIPEARIYIVGNKPPRVLLNRAAPNVVITGYVEDVRPYVWRSSVYVVPLRMGGGTRLKVMEAMAMKKPIVSTNIGCEGIDVKNGESVLIADRPEEFAASVVELLSNSALRGRLIEKSCELARSKYEWNVIGEQVERFIRKLTRPRPRFTLAGKEPAYER; the protein is encoded by the coding sequence ATGAAGATCCTGCATCTCATGCCCTACTCCCCCGAGCCGACAATCTCCGGCGGAACTCTCAGGATCCATCATCTCCTCAAGCATCTTGCCATGCGCCATGACGTGACCGTGGCCTGCTTCGGCGACCCCGGGACCTCGTCCCTGATCGGAAGCGCCTTTCAATCGAAGCTCGAGGGCGTCCATGTGGTCCCCTATCCGTGGGTCGGACGGTACCGCCGCCTCGGCCAGGCCTATGCGCACTTCACAAAATTCAGCTTTCTCCAGTCGATCTTCATCTCAAACGAGATGCAGGCGACGATCAACCGGCTCCTCGACCGCCGTTCCTTCGACGTCGTCCAGACGGAATTTTGCATGATGGCTGCGTTCCGCGTCGGGACCGACGCCGTGCGCATCCTGGACGCGCACAACGTCGAATACGACAATTTTTCCAGATGGGCTGAAAATGCGCGCTCCTGGCTGAGAAAATATCACTACCGCCGGGAATCGCGAAAACTGCTTCACGAGGAACTGGAGGCGTACCGCAGGCAGGATGCGATTTTCGTCACGTCCGAACGGGACAGGGCGATTCTTTCCGCCTCGGTTCCGGACGTTCCGAAATTCCTCGTGCCCAACGGGGTCGACACCTCGTACTTCCGGCCCGCGCAAACGCCGAGCGAGCCCTACTCGCTGGTCTTCACGGGGATGATGGGATACGTCCCGAATTACGACGGCATGCTCTACTTCCTCGACGAGATCTTCCCGCTCATCCAGCGGGCCATCCCGGAGGCGCGAATCTATATCGTCGGCAACAAGCCCCCGCGCGTGCTCCTGAACCGGGCGGCGCCGAACGTGGTCATCACCGGGTACGTCGAGGACGTTCGTCCCTACGTCTGGCGCTCGAGCGTCTACGTGGTGCCGCTGCGCATGGGGGGCGGGACGAGGCTGAAAGTGATGGAAGCAATGGCGATGAAAAAGCCGATCGTCTCGACGAACATCGGTTGCGAAGGGATCGACGTGAAGAACGGAGAATCAGTGCTGATCGCCGACCGCCCGGAGGAGTTCGCGGCTTCCGTGGTGGAGCTCCTGTCGAACTCCGCCCTGAGAGGCCGCCTCATCGAGAAGAGCTGCGAACTCGCGCGCTCGAAATATGAGTGGAACGTCATCGGGGAGCAGGTCGAGCGCTTCATCCGGAAACTTACGCGTCCCCGGCCGAGGTTCACCCTCGCGGGAAAGGAACCGGCCTATGAGCGGTAG
- a CDS encoding WecB/TagA/CpsF family glycosyltransferase, whose protein sequence is MRIRGQNGRRVYILGARVDNTTSDRALSSIRWFVNHHDGRAREVFFTNVHSIFLSRRNRDFHRHLNDADLVLPDGSGLRLAGRILKTPIAENLNGTDFTPKVLREAETKGWSVYFLGAHPSVIGPCLSHVAESFPNLRIAGAYNGYFSPEEEPLIIEEINSREPDILLVALGSPNQELWIARHAGELKTAVCLAVGGLFDFLARIRRRAPLWMRKLGLEWVYRLLQDPRTKWQRVFIEIPYFLLLLAGRKLGIRPLRSSMLRKAAAS, encoded by the coding sequence ATGAGAATACGCGGACAAAACGGGCGCCGGGTCTACATTCTGGGCGCGCGGGTCGACAACACCACATCCGACAGGGCCCTCTCCTCCATCCGGTGGTTCGTCAACCATCACGACGGCCGCGCCCGCGAGGTGTTCTTTACGAATGTCCACAGCATTTTCCTCTCGAGGCGGAACCGGGATTTTCACCGCCATCTGAACGACGCGGACCTCGTGCTCCCCGACGGATCGGGGCTCAGGCTCGCCGGCCGCATTCTCAAGACCCCGATTGCCGAGAACCTCAACGGCACCGATTTCACCCCGAAGGTTCTTCGCGAGGCGGAGACAAAGGGCTGGTCGGTCTACTTTCTCGGCGCGCATCCGTCGGTGATCGGCCCCTGCCTCAGCCATGTCGCGGAAAGCTTTCCGAACCTGAGGATCGCGGGGGCGTACAACGGGTATTTTTCCCCGGAGGAGGAGCCGTTGATCATCGAGGAGATCAATTCGAGGGAGCCGGACATCCTGCTCGTGGCGCTCGGCTCGCCGAACCAGGAACTCTGGATCGCGCGCCACGCCGGCGAACTGAAGACAGCGGTCTGCCTTGCCGTCGGGGGCCTGTTCGACTTCCTTGCCAGGATCCGCAGGCGGGCGCCGCTCTGGATGCGGAAACTCGGCCTCGAATGGGTCTACAGGCTCCTGCAGGATCCGCGGACCAAATGGCAGCGCGTGTTCATCGAGATCCCTTACTTCCTCCTGCTGCTCGCCGGCAGGAAGCTGGGCATTCGCCCGCTCAGGTCATCGATGCTGAGGAAAGCGGCGGCCTCATGA
- a CDS encoding flippase has translation MSREIAQSIARNTGVMMVSQVITWTSSFVLMLFLPRYLGSEEYGRLYLAISIAMIAQMVIEYGGPYFLAKEVSRSRDGAPRLLSDTVGIRVLMWVIAGTALVGFSFAAGYPGPVLALIVILIVAKVWECAGKALSGCFQGFELMQYPALGGIAERFCVALVGVAALLMGAHAVVIALVMALSSLLNFGILAAFARRIVARIPWPRWGSMRELLKTNLPYFLWSLFGVVYYRIDAVMLSLMVPGVVVGWYGAAYRFFDVLMFLPSIFSTAVLPVLSRLSVGDTKSLARTTRNSIDFILLAAMPICVFVFFSSHEIIDLFFGSEGYGQAEVLLKIFAPGLVLVSIDSILASTLIASNLQRQWAGAAFVAMLFNPLANVFLIPFAQSHFGNGGIGAAIATLMTEFLVMCIAIYLTPGEIFEGASIGLPLKGLAASLVMSCFCWIFERSGVHFLLWGGAGLLLYGVSLILFGAIRRTDLAFVKYSLIPGKWKNTSAATRGVPS, from the coding sequence ATGAGCCGGGAAATCGCACAGTCCATCGCCCGGAACACCGGCGTGATGATGGTCTCGCAGGTCATCACCTGGACGTCGAGCTTCGTGCTCATGCTTTTCCTCCCCCGCTATCTGGGAAGCGAGGAGTACGGCAGGCTCTACCTGGCCATCTCGATCGCGATGATCGCCCAGATGGTGATCGAGTACGGCGGCCCCTATTTTCTCGCCAAGGAGGTCTCCCGCTCGCGCGACGGGGCTCCCCGGCTGCTCTCGGATACGGTCGGGATCCGTGTTCTCATGTGGGTCATCGCCGGAACCGCGCTCGTGGGGTTCTCGTTTGCGGCGGGATATCCGGGCCCCGTACTGGCGCTGATCGTGATTCTCATCGTTGCAAAAGTGTGGGAGTGCGCAGGAAAGGCGCTCTCGGGCTGCTTCCAGGGGTTTGAACTCATGCAGTACCCGGCCCTCGGGGGAATTGCGGAGCGGTTCTGCGTCGCCCTCGTCGGAGTGGCGGCCCTCCTGATGGGCGCTCATGCCGTCGTCATCGCCCTCGTCATGGCTCTGAGCTCCCTTCTCAACTTCGGGATTCTTGCCGCCTTTGCACGGCGCATCGTGGCGCGCATCCCCTGGCCCCGGTGGGGCTCCATGAGGGAGTTGCTCAAGACGAACCTCCCGTACTTTCTCTGGTCCCTCTTCGGGGTCGTCTACTATCGCATCGACGCCGTGATGCTCTCGCTCATGGTGCCGGGGGTGGTCGTCGGGTGGTACGGGGCGGCGTACAGGTTCTTCGACGTCCTCATGTTCCTGCCGAGCATCTTCTCCACCGCCGTCCTCCCGGTCCTCTCAAGACTCTCGGTGGGTGACACGAAGTCGCTCGCGCGGACCACCCGGAACAGCATCGATTTCATTCTGCTCGCCGCCATGCCGATCTGCGTCTTCGTCTTCTTCTCGTCCCATGAGATTATCGATCTGTTTTTCGGATCGGAGGGCTACGGGCAGGCGGAGGTGCTGCTGAAAATCTTCGCTCCCGGCCTCGTGCTCGTCTCGATCGACTCGATCCTCGCCTCGACGCTCATCGCCTCAAACCTGCAGCGCCAGTGGGCGGGAGCGGCGTTCGTTGCGATGCTGTTCAACCCGCTCGCGAATGTCTTTTTGATTCCCTTCGCCCAGTCCCATTTCGGCAACGGCGGCATCGGCGCGGCGATCGCCACGTTGATGACGGAGTTCCTCGTGATGTGCATCGCGATTTATCTGACCCCCGGGGAGATTTTTGAAGGGGCCTCCATCGGCCTTCCGCTCAAAGGCCTCGCCGCCTCGCTCGTCATGAGCTGCTTTTGCTGGATCTTCGAGCGCTCGGGAGTTCATTTTCTCCTCTGGGGCGGGGCCGGCCTCCTCCTCTACGGAGTTTCGTTGATCCTGTTCGGGGCGATCCGGCGCACCGACCTGGCGTTCGTAAAATACTCCCTCATCCCGGGGAAATGGAAAAACACTTCCGCTGCGACAAGAGGCGTCCCATCATGA
- a CDS encoding acyltransferase gives MRSIHNFAVAFLFYFYNNFVTHVPLYSVRHAYLSVVFGIRIGAGTAVHMGCFITGRRISIGDHSVVNRRCYLDGRGGLTIGANVNISPESYLLTFTHDLGDPQFGTIGREVIIGDHAWLGARAMVMPGVNLGEGCVVGAGAVVTKNIDPYTIVAGVPARKVGERCKEIRYSTRWFPFFDTDLPR, from the coding sequence ATGAGGAGCATTCATAATTTTGCAGTCGCATTTCTGTTCTATTTTTACAACAACTTCGTCACCCATGTACCCCTCTATTCTGTCCGTCATGCCTATCTGAGCGTCGTATTCGGGATCAGGATCGGGGCGGGGACGGCCGTTCACATGGGGTGTTTCATCACAGGGAGGCGAATCAGCATCGGCGACCATTCGGTCGTCAACCGCCGATGCTACCTGGACGGGCGGGGGGGTCTCACAATCGGCGCAAACGTGAATATTTCCCCGGAATCCTACCTGCTGACCTTTACGCATGATCTGGGGGACCCGCAGTTCGGAACAATCGGGCGCGAGGTCATCATCGGGGACCATGCCTGGCTGGGCGCCCGCGCGATGGTGATGCCGGGGGTGAATTTGGGCGAAGGTTGCGTCGTGGGCGCAGGCGCCGTCGTGACGAAAAACATCGATCCCTACACGATCGTGGCAGGAGTGCCCGCCCGCAAAGTCGGTGAACGGTGTAAGGAAATCCGGTATTCCACCAGGTGGTTCCCATTCTTCGACACCGACCTCCCCCGCTAG